A part of Nocardioides sp. WS12 genomic DNA contains:
- a CDS encoding ABC transporter permease subunit, whose translation MTSSAGTGRKAAFALLAAVPVVVFAVFFVLPVGAMLGRGLWPEGRFDPGAVVDVLQRPRTGRVLWFTVWTSTVATAIAVLLGVPAAYVLHRLRFRGRALVRAALLVPFVLPTVVVGLAVRELISSSGPLGFLGLDGSPVAILIGLVFFNVAVVIRTVGVAWEGLDRRPGEAAAALGASPWQVFRTVTFPALRPAIVSAASVVFLFCATAFGVVLVLGGVKYSSVETEIYLLTADLLDLPAAAALSLVQMIAVVVLLVVVGRLRAVPDPTVRRSVAAPARPQARDIPAVVVTALTLLAVSLPILTLVVASFRSDGAWTLDFYRALEGSGDGLLQVSVTDALAASLRIAVDATWMSLSLGLIVAFVVTRRTRTRTGRRMRTVLDGFFMLPLGVSAVTLGFGFLIALDEPPLDLRSSPLLVPIAQALVALPLVVRTLVPVLAGIDDRQRQAAASLGASPLRAIRTVDVAVVWRPLLAAAGFAFAVSLGEFGATSFIVRPAEPTLPVAIYRLLSHPGALNYGTAMAASVVLAAVTAAVILVVERLRVPGTGAW comes from the coding sequence TGGTCGTTTTCGCGGTGTTCTTCGTGCTGCCGGTCGGCGCGATGCTCGGGCGTGGCCTGTGGCCCGAGGGCCGCTTCGATCCGGGAGCCGTGGTCGACGTACTCCAGCGACCCCGGACGGGGCGGGTGCTGTGGTTCACCGTCTGGACGAGCACGGTCGCGACCGCCATCGCTGTCTTGCTGGGAGTCCCGGCCGCGTATGTCCTGCACCGGTTGCGGTTCCGGGGCCGCGCGCTGGTGAGGGCGGCGCTGTTGGTGCCGTTCGTGCTGCCCACGGTGGTCGTCGGCCTCGCGGTTCGTGAGCTGATCTCGTCGTCCGGGCCGCTCGGCTTCCTGGGTCTCGACGGCAGCCCGGTGGCGATCCTGATCGGCCTGGTGTTCTTCAACGTCGCGGTCGTCATCCGCACCGTGGGCGTGGCGTGGGAGGGCCTCGACCGCCGACCGGGGGAGGCCGCCGCGGCGCTGGGCGCCTCGCCGTGGCAGGTGTTCCGCACCGTGACCTTCCCCGCGCTCCGACCGGCGATCGTCTCCGCGGCCAGCGTGGTCTTCCTGTTCTGCGCCACCGCGTTCGGTGTCGTGCTGGTGCTCGGCGGCGTGAAGTACTCGTCGGTCGAGACCGAGATCTACCTGCTCACCGCGGACCTGCTCGACCTGCCCGCGGCCGCAGCCCTGTCGCTGGTGCAGATGATCGCGGTCGTCGTCCTCCTGGTCGTGGTCGGACGCCTGCGCGCCGTCCCCGACCCGACGGTACGACGATCCGTGGCTGCCCCAGCACGACCGCAAGCTCGTGACATTCCAGCAGTGGTGGTCACCGCGTTGACCTTGTTGGCCGTGTCGCTGCCGATCCTGACGCTGGTCGTCGCGTCCTTCCGGAGCGACGGTGCCTGGACCCTCGACTTCTACCGCGCACTCGAGGGGTCGGGTGACGGACTGCTCCAGGTGTCGGTGACCGACGCGCTGGCCGCGTCGCTGCGGATCGCGGTCGACGCGACCTGGATGTCCCTGTCGTTGGGCCTGATCGTCGCGTTCGTGGTGACCCGGCGGACCCGGACGCGCACCGGTCGCCGGATGCGCACCGTGCTCGACGGCTTCTTCATGCTGCCGCTCGGCGTCTCCGCGGTGACCCTGGGCTTCGGATTCCTGATCGCACTCGACGAGCCGCCACTGGACCTGCGCAGCAGCCCGCTCCTGGTGCCGATCGCCCAGGCCCTGGTGGCTCTGCCCCTGGTGGTGCGGACCCTCGTTCCTGTCCTGGCGGGCATCGACGACCGGCAGCGGCAAGCTGCTGCCTCGCTCGGGGCCTCACCGTTGCGGGCGATCCGCACCGTCGACGTGGCCGTCGTGTGGCGGCCGTTGCTCGCAGCCGCCGGCTTCGCGTTCGCCGTGTCGCTGGGCGAGTTCGGCGCGACGTCCTTCATCGTGCGGCCTGCCGAGCCCACACTGCCCGTCGCGATCTACCGGTTGCTGAGCCATCCCGGTGCCCTCAACTACGGCACCGCGATGGCGGCTTCGGTCGTCCTGGCTGCGGTGACCGCCGCTGTCATCCTTGTCGTCGAGCGGCTGCGTGTGCCGGGAACAGGAGCCTGGTGA